One segment of Thermodesulfobacteriota bacterium DNA contains the following:
- a CDS encoding VWA domain-containing protein has product GSIEHSNDEAGMVWLERLKEHFPDMVWLNPAPVDEWRYTESIGIIREFVEDRMFPLTMGGLQQAIKALKDKKVKFERH; this is encoded by the coding sequence CGGCAGCATTGAGCACAGCAACGACGAGGCCGGCATGGTCTGGCTTGAGCGTCTGAAAGAGCATTTCCCAGACATGGTCTGGCTTAACCCTGCGCCGGTTGATGAGTGGCGCTACACTGAGTCTATCGGAATCATTAGGGAGTTTGTGGAAGACCGCATGTTTCCTCTAACCATGGGCGGGCTTCAACAGGCAATCAAAGCGCTAAAAGATAAAAAGGTGAAGTTTGAAAGGCATTGA